From Spirochaeta isovalerica, one genomic window encodes:
- a CDS encoding helix-turn-helix domain-containing protein — protein MYPISDIELVDMEIQGFFSTPVKEEIRIEEIFTIHYFEYTKDFYFGGEKHDFWEFLYVDGGVVEVVAGKTQHTLFKGDIIFHRPGEFHSLWANGKTAPNLVVITFSSSSVVMKWFIGKILRIKGEERNLLGSIIHEAQRTFSTRLDDPATKGMIKREEVPFGCEHMIKLHLEELLIRLIRRDSDVSGPDRLTGTIEQRTKEVAFNKVVNFMEDNLASSFEICDLCRSVGYSRSYLHRIFKERTGQSVMEYYKRVKIERVKQMIREGSNNFTQICDELDFTSLQHFSRVFKRYVGMTPSEYSQSVKLKSGFAPGKN, from the coding sequence ATGTATCCAATATCAGATATAGAATTAGTTGATATGGAGATTCAGGGTTTTTTTTCTACGCCTGTTAAAGAGGAAATTCGAATAGAGGAAATTTTCACAATTCACTATTTCGAGTACACCAAGGACTTCTATTTCGGGGGAGAGAAGCATGACTTCTGGGAGTTCCTCTATGTTGATGGCGGCGTCGTTGAAGTCGTTGCGGGAAAGACCCAGCACACTCTTTTCAAAGGGGATATAATCTTTCACCGTCCCGGAGAATTCCACAGTCTCTGGGCCAACGGCAAGACAGCTCCTAATCTCGTCGTCATCACTTTTTCCAGTTCCAGCGTGGTAATGAAGTGGTTTATTGGTAAAATTCTCAGAATAAAAGGAGAGGAGAGGAATCTTCTGGGCAGTATCATTCACGAAGCTCAGCGAACCTTTTCGACTCGACTTGACGATCCTGCGACGAAGGGGATGATCAAGAGAGAGGAGGTCCCCTTCGGTTGTGAGCATATGATAAAGCTCCATCTGGAGGAACTGCTTATCCGCCTTATCCGCAGGGATTCGGATGTCTCAGGACCCGACCGCCTGACCGGGACAATTGAACAGAGAACGAAAGAAGTGGCTTTTAATAAAGTTGTCAATTTTATGGAAGATAACCTTGCCTCTTCCTTTGAAATCTGTGATCTTTGCCGGTCAGTCGGATACAGCCGCTCTTATCTACACAGAATTTTTAAAGAAAGGACCGGGCAGAGCGTTATGGAGTATTACAAAAGGGTCAAGATTGAGCGGGTGAAACAAATGATCCGTGAGGGTTCCAACAATTTTACACAGATCTGCGATGAACTGGATTTTACATCGCTTCAGCATTTCTCCCGTGTCTTTAAACGCTATGTGGGAATGACTCCTTCGGAATACAGCCAGTCTGTCAAACTCAAATCGGGCTTCGCTCCGGGGAAAAACTGA
- a CDS encoding extracellular solute-binding protein — protein sequence MKKVKMILMSTLVLITALSPAFATGQQEAANSDSVNLVYWSMWNETEPQAMVLKDAIKDFEKMNPGVKIDVQWNGREIRKTLQPALDAGTKIDIWDEDLERIVKTWQSYALSLDDFYGKAYPSTNGKTFTDTVMGSLQTLLRSFSSDGSLYAVPYQPMVVVVFYNKDHFDKAGITSTPRTWDELLQACSKLQAAGYTPITIDDAYIDLPLGMHLNRMYGNPESVEALVKDKTGNLWDAPEVMQTAKDFEALAPFMSPQVATNKWPAGQQEVATDQVSIYLMNGTWLPNEVMGTTGPDFRWGQFPYPAVTGGVNNNGGTYGAQGFQINKNCENPELAFALLAHLTSGKWDKELAAKTYGAPMDTSMPWPSQIEECRPIFESLDSWIPWSGGLAADTDAFPVIKAEYTRLLAGQITADQFVRNVKSALK from the coding sequence GTGAAAAAAGTTAAGATGATTCTGATGTCGACACTGGTCCTCATCACAGCCCTTTCACCGGCATTTGCAACAGGTCAGCAGGAAGCGGCAAACAGCGATTCTGTCAATCTTGTTTACTGGTCCATGTGGAATGAAACAGAGCCCCAGGCTATGGTTCTCAAAGATGCAATTAAGGATTTCGAAAAAATGAATCCCGGAGTGAAGATTGATGTTCAGTGGAACGGCCGGGAGATACGGAAAACGCTTCAGCCGGCTCTTGATGCAGGGACGAAAATTGACATCTGGGACGAAGACCTGGAAAGAATCGTTAAAACCTGGCAGAGCTATGCGCTCAGCCTCGATGATTTCTACGGAAAAGCTTATCCTTCAACAAATGGAAAGACTTTTACCGACACGGTTATGGGATCGCTTCAGACCCTTCTCCGTTCTTTTTCATCTGACGGCTCTCTCTATGCTGTCCCTTATCAGCCCATGGTAGTCGTTGTTTTCTACAACAAAGATCATTTCGATAAAGCAGGTATAACATCCACTCCCCGGACCTGGGACGAATTGCTTCAGGCCTGTTCCAAGCTACAGGCAGCCGGCTATACCCCCATTACCATCGATGACGCTTACATTGATCTTCCACTAGGCATGCATCTTAACAGAATGTACGGCAATCCTGAATCTGTTGAAGCTCTGGTCAAAGATAAAACAGGTAACCTCTGGGATGCACCTGAAGTGATGCAGACCGCAAAAGATTTCGAAGCACTGGCTCCTTTTATGTCTCCACAGGTCGCAACAAACAAATGGCCTGCAGGACAGCAGGAAGTGGCCACTGATCAGGTTTCCATATATCTTATGAACGGGACATGGCTTCCCAATGAGGTTATGGGGACAACCGGTCCTGATTTTCGCTGGGGGCAGTTCCCTTATCCCGCGGTTACCGGCGGCGTTAACAATAACGGCGGAACTTACGGAGCGCAGGGATTCCAGATCAATAAAAACTGCGAGAACCCTGAATTAGCCTTCGCTCTTCTGGCTCACTTGACTTCCGGAAAATGGGACAAGGAACTGGCAGCCAAAACATATGGCGCACCCATGGATACAAGCATGCCCTGGCCTTCCCAGATAGAGGAGTGCAGACCCATATTCGAAAGCCTGGATTCCTGGATTCCCTGGAGCGGAGGACTGGCAGCTGATACAGATGCCTTCCCCGTTATTAAAGCGGAATACACAAGACTGCTTGCCGGACAGATCACAGCTGATCAGTTCGTCAGGAATGTTAAGTCGGCACTAAAATAA
- a CDS encoding carbohydrate ABC transporter permease, translating to MKRDNKMTVIFLTPALLSFCLVFLYPTIRTLFMSFFYVRTVTDNLGKWEFVGIGNYIKLFSSPMFRQSLVNIFNIWFWGGIAVFLVALVFSVILTSGYKGKSFYRAAIYLPNVVSAVAMATMWIQYAFSSKYGLFHSVFTFLGLEKAAAFQWTSPDNQFFAMTLAYCFGMVGYYVLIFMAGIEKIPVDYFEAARLEGANLFKQFTKITMPLMRGVIKSSIVMWSVTSIAFFIWSMMFSPLDPDVGTITPMVYMYNLVFGRNLTPTDPRLLNAGAGAAVGVLMTLMIIGVFGLVNFLIRDKKLQY from the coding sequence ATGAAACGCGATAATAAAATGACTGTTATTTTTTTGACACCGGCGCTTCTCTCTTTTTGTCTGGTGTTTCTCTATCCGACGATACGGACCCTCTTTATGAGTTTTTTCTATGTTCGCACCGTCACGGATAATCTAGGCAAATGGGAATTTGTAGGTATCGGGAACTATATCAAGCTGTTCTCCAGCCCCATGTTCCGTCAGTCTCTGGTCAATATCTTCAATATCTGGTTCTGGGGAGGCATCGCCGTATTCCTGGTAGCTCTGGTCTTTTCCGTTATCCTCACTTCGGGATATAAAGGCAAGTCTTTTTACAGAGCCGCGATCTATCTACCCAATGTGGTTTCAGCCGTAGCCATGGCCACCATGTGGATCCAGTACGCTTTCAGCAGCAAATACGGTTTGTTTCACAGCGTTTTTACTTTTCTCGGCCTGGAGAAGGCAGCTGCCTTCCAGTGGACTTCTCCGGACAATCAATTCTTCGCCATGACTCTAGCCTACTGCTTTGGCATGGTCGGCTATTACGTGCTTATCTTCATGGCGGGAATCGAGAAAATCCCGGTAGATTATTTTGAAGCGGCCCGCCTGGAGGGTGCCAATCTATTTAAACAGTTCACCAAAATAACCATGCCGCTGATGCGCGGTGTTATAAAAAGCAGCATTGTCATGTGGTCAGTAACCTCTATCGCCTTTTTTATCTGGTCCATGATGTTTTCACCTCTCGATCCCGATGTGGGAACTATCACACCCATGGTCTACATGTACAATCTTGTTTTCGGACGGAACCTGACCCCGACGGATCCACGTTTACTCAATGCCGGAGCGGGAGCGGCTGTCGGTGTCCTGATGACTTTGATGATCATCGGCGTATTCGGCCTGGTCAATTTTCTGATCCGCGATAAAAAACTGCAGTATTAG
- a CDS encoding carbohydrate ABC transporter permease: MNRKQTLGRLPGYAVLNLWVLFTIVLVGWIVLASLSTTREIFTNTLLQSGLHFDNYIKAIVNHNVGMYFINSMIYTFAASFGIIVISAPASYILARFRFRGNKLIQSLFVGSLGIPQIMIILPLFYLASIMRMTNSRSLLIILYICLNVPFTVFFLLSFFATIPGSFEEAAAIDGCTPIGTFWKIIFPLAQPGIITVGIFNFIVLWNEFFIALIFANTSELRPLAVGLYTMVQSMRYIGDWAGMFAAVIIVFVPTFLLYIFLSKRIIAGVTGGAIKE; encoded by the coding sequence ATGAACAGAAAACAAACGCTGGGGAGACTCCCCGGATATGCAGTACTCAATTTATGGGTTCTCTTTACCATTGTTCTTGTGGGCTGGATCGTGCTGGCGTCCCTGTCCACGACAAGAGAGATATTCACCAATACGCTTCTGCAGTCGGGTTTACACTTCGACAATTACATTAAGGCTATTGTGAACCACAACGTGGGTATGTATTTCATCAACAGCATGATCTACACTTTTGCGGCGAGTTTCGGCATTATCGTCATTTCCGCGCCCGCTTCCTACATTCTGGCCAGATTTAGATTCAGGGGGAACAAACTGATTCAGAGTCTTTTTGTCGGATCCCTGGGGATTCCCCAGATTATGATTATCCTACCCCTTTTCTATCTGGCGTCCATAATGAGAATGACCAACTCACGTTCCCTTCTCATCATCCTCTATATCTGTCTCAACGTACCGTTTACGGTCTTCTTCCTTCTGAGCTTCTTCGCAACGATCCCAGGCTCTTTTGAAGAGGCTGCTGCAATCGACGGCTGCACCCCTATCGGGACATTCTGGAAGATAATCTTTCCCCTTGCCCAGCCGGGAATAATAACAGTTGGGATTTTCAACTTTATCGTTCTGTGGAATGAGTTTTTCATTGCCCTTATCTTTGCCAATACTTCGGAGCTGAGACCCTTGGCAGTGGGACTCTACACAATGGTTCAGTCTATGCGCTATATCGGCGACTGGGCGGGAATGTTCGCGGCGGTTATTATAGTCTTCGTCCCGACTTTCCTTCTCTATATATTTCTGTCGAAGCGGATTATCGCCGGAGTGACGGGTGGAGCCATCAAGGAATAA
- a CDS encoding DUF5107 domain-containing protein, with protein sequence MSVNIDKIKIPGSLPGKTNPLPMFRHRERNRPSAYDNSFLEKDKKLFAWETGFRVLPYAMQDSYTREKKELELKVIDLENEHLRARFLPDFGGRLISLFDKHKGKELLFSNPVFQPANLATRDAWFSGGIEWNISQFGHSYLTCEPVFFASVTDREENEFLRMYEYERNRGIFFSVDFHLPPGARQLGAHVRIVNDNSYKVPMYWWTNIALPEEKDIRVFSETDQVIYIKPESNISEKNIHRFGRASLTDLPSLPGKDASRPMNFTFSSEYFFQNPEGLSSPWEAAVYNDGYIFYERSTDLLLYRKMFCWGTHKGGRNWCDFLSEPGKGDYLEVQAGLAPTQLHGLEMPGETEWQFTQIFGSAQIEPADAYGDWKRSRDNVRKELDRELDSGEVKKRDEIYRACALLKPEKIIHKGSGWGALELAFRKSAGINKSIPVGMAFPESSMGREQQLWLDLLATGSSGGADGMEITSWMVDPRWEPLLRNWAGKSQKDPRPLILLGVLNFERGDAEEAVKNWQDSLSVQPTALAWRNLAIALLDWKKPDQALDAMRRAVALSNKTERVYLIRELMDMLIENRYYDEAWKYFKTLPDDEAGDERVMIPAAIAAFHKDIRDFLEKVFLHPFANIKEGETALADLWFLYRTRLEAERRGVPEDDRLLREIRKVETPPDNIDFTMTERD encoded by the coding sequence ATGAGCGTTAACATTGATAAGATAAAAATTCCGGGAAGTCTGCCCGGAAAGACTAATCCCCTGCCCATGTTCAGGCACAGGGAGAGAAACAGACCGAGCGCCTATGACAATTCGTTTCTGGAAAAAGATAAAAAACTTTTTGCCTGGGAGACAGGTTTCCGAGTCCTCCCCTATGCGATGCAGGACAGCTACACCCGGGAAAAAAAAGAGCTGGAGCTGAAGGTAATCGATCTGGAAAATGAACACCTGAGAGCCCGATTCCTGCCGGATTTCGGAGGAAGACTCATATCTCTTTTTGACAAACATAAGGGAAAAGAACTACTCTTTTCCAATCCCGTGTTTCAGCCTGCCAATCTGGCGACCCGCGACGCCTGGTTCTCCGGAGGTATTGAATGGAATATAAGCCAGTTCGGCCACTCCTATCTTACCTGTGAGCCTGTGTTTTTCGCCTCCGTAACCGACAGAGAAGAAAATGAATTCCTCAGAATGTATGAGTATGAGAGAAACAGGGGCATATTTTTCTCCGTAGATTTCCATCTTCCTCCCGGTGCCCGGCAACTTGGTGCCCACGTGAGAATCGTCAACGATAACAGCTACAAAGTTCCCATGTACTGGTGGACAAACATCGCTCTTCCAGAAGAGAAAGATATCCGGGTATTTTCCGAAACTGATCAGGTGATCTACATAAAACCGGAATCCAATATCAGCGAGAAGAATATCCACCGGTTCGGGAGAGCGAGTCTTACCGATCTCCCCTCTCTTCCGGGAAAAGACGCTTCCCGGCCTATGAATTTTACTTTTTCAAGTGAATATTTTTTTCAGAATCCCGAAGGGCTTTCCTCGCCCTGGGAGGCGGCGGTATATAACGACGGATATATTTTTTATGAACGGTCCACCGACCTGTTACTCTACAGAAAGATGTTCTGCTGGGGCACCCATAAAGGAGGAAGGAACTGGTGCGACTTCCTGTCTGAACCGGGAAAAGGTGATTATCTGGAAGTACAGGCCGGTCTGGCACCGACTCAGCTTCACGGACTGGAGATGCCCGGGGAGACAGAATGGCAATTTACCCAGATATTCGGATCGGCACAGATTGAACCGGCGGATGCCTACGGCGACTGGAAAAGATCACGGGATAATGTCAGAAAAGAACTCGACAGAGAGCTTGATTCAGGTGAAGTGAAAAAGAGAGATGAAATCTATCGGGCCTGCGCTCTTTTGAAACCTGAAAAGATCATCCATAAGGGTTCAGGTTGGGGTGCTCTGGAACTGGCATTCCGAAAATCTGCCGGCATTAACAAATCCATACCCGTTGGAATGGCTTTTCCGGAATCCTCTATGGGAAGGGAACAGCAGTTATGGCTTGATCTACTGGCAACTGGATCTTCCGGGGGAGCAGACGGTATGGAAATAACCTCTTGGATGGTGGATCCCCGATGGGAACCTCTCCTGCGCAATTGGGCGGGGAAATCTCAAAAAGACCCCCGCCCGCTTATTCTTCTGGGTGTACTCAATTTTGAGAGAGGCGATGCGGAAGAAGCTGTTAAAAACTGGCAGGACTCACTTTCGGTCCAACCCACGGCGCTTGCCTGGAGAAATTTGGCAATAGCCCTGCTGGACTGGAAAAAACCGGACCAGGCGCTTGATGCTATGAGGCGTGCTGTCGCCCTCAGCAATAAAACTGAACGGGTTTATCTGATCCGGGAACTGATGGATATGCTTATTGAAAACAGATATTACGATGAAGCCTGGAAATATTTCAAAACCCTACCAGATGATGAAGCCGGAGACGAGAGGGTCATGATACCCGCTGCCATAGCTGCATTCCACAAGGATATAAGGGATTTTCTAGAAAAAGTTTTTCTCCATCCTTTTGCCAATATAAAAGAAGGGGAAACAGCTCTGGCCGACTTATGGTTTCTCTATCGGACCCGTTTGGAAGCTGAAAGACGGGGTGTTCCAGAAGATGACAGACTGCTCAGAGAAATAAGAAAAGTGGAAACACCACCAGACAATATTGATTTCACAATGACAGAAAGAGACTGA
- a CDS encoding phosphotransferase enzyme family protein — protein MTYNFDKISRAFAMEGKLESCIPYGSGHINETYLLRTHENDSPDYILQKINKTVFKDIPGLMENIRKVTSHLHRKMEEEGKGDPSKEILTLIPTTCGKPYHLDERGDFWRLYIYIWPNKSYDIVPDGKVAYEGGKMFGRFQRLLSDLPGHELVETIPDFHHLGRRLEIFYKTLEKDRCNRISLVKKELDFVEKHHREMFRILELGDSGAIPERVTHNDTKFNNVLLDSAGKGLCVIDLDTVMPGFIHYDFGDTIRTATNTAAEDERDLSKVNMDLSIFSGFARGFLKETSHILNKTELDNLAFSGQVVTFTIGLRFLTDFLDGDRYFRIHREEHNLDRCRTQFKLVESQIRQADEMNRVISEIRKMS, from the coding sequence ATGACATATAATTTTGATAAAATAAGCCGGGCTTTCGCTATGGAGGGTAAACTGGAGAGTTGCATACCCTACGGAAGCGGCCATATAAATGAAACCTACCTGCTGAGAACCCATGAGAATGACAGTCCCGATTATATTCTCCAGAAAATAAACAAAACTGTCTTTAAAGATATTCCCGGGCTTATGGAAAACATCCGCAAAGTGACGTCTCATCTCCACAGAAAAATGGAAGAAGAGGGAAAAGGCGACCCTTCGAAGGAGATTCTGACATTAATTCCCACAACGTGCGGAAAACCCTATCATCTCGATGAGCGGGGAGACTTCTGGCGGCTATATATCTATATCTGGCCGAATAAAAGCTATGATATCGTTCCGGATGGGAAGGTCGCTTATGAGGGGGGGAAGATGTTCGGGCGCTTTCAACGCTTATTATCCGATCTCCCAGGCCATGAACTTGTAGAAACCATTCCTGATTTTCACCACCTCGGCCGCCGTCTGGAAATCTTTTACAAGACATTGGAAAAAGACCGGTGCAACAGAATATCTCTGGTAAAAAAAGAGCTCGATTTTGTAGAAAAACATCATAGAGAAATGTTTCGCATACTGGAGCTGGGCGATTCGGGAGCCATTCCCGAACGAGTCACTCACAACGACACAAAATTCAACAATGTCCTGCTCGACAGTGCCGGCAAGGGACTCTGTGTTATCGACCTGGATACAGTTATGCCGGGCTTCATCCATTACGATTTCGGAGATACGATCCGAACAGCTACCAATACCGCGGCTGAAGACGAGCGTGATCTGTCGAAAGTGAACATGGATTTATCGATTTTCAGCGGTTTTGCCCGGGGCTTTCTCAAGGAGACAAGCCATATTCTCAACAAGACAGAGCTTGATAATCTCGCCTTCTCCGGACAGGTAGTAACTTTTACCATAGGTCTTCGCTTTCTGACCGATTTTCTCGACGGCGATAGATATTTCCGAATACATAGAGAAGAACACAATCTGGACAGATGCCGGACTCAATTCAAGCTAGTGGAAAGCCAAATCCGTCAGGCCGATGAGATGAATCGGGTTATCAGCGAAATACGGAAGATGAGCTAA
- a CDS encoding sensor histidine kinase, with translation MERQNRTVSMKLLLLIFVIVLTIVPLFLMQTIVTRTVQLNILHNSTVLTQGIIERSRLYLNRFFMETKSLIQNMEMNSQLIGRLNDSGPSKLIVDDIRDIGIMTGLIGNLVIFSTDYEKESVFFDLTYGRQFPVSEKITDLFTQSETGRFLNNDPAAYTWRGESPEGLTNAESSLWLYMTIQMDRQKYLVAASFNREELLKLLTDIATTLRSEVFLFTSEGKSFPEQSDFNLKNFSEPLQNNKMSGRFYVTYDSRKTENGEEKIIIQTYTDPAYDYSLITITPEKNLIRGFETIVRTTVLSLILLGLISIVAGFLFVQLFTRQIHILIEAVSQIGAGKNDIDLPASRLQIKESAVLTASIAQLADEVKSSRLNLEHKVQERTEELRNSLEELHMTRQSLIHSEKMAIMGRQGAKIAHEINNPISVAITASTHLESTVLEIRKKFTAGKLTKSDFDKLLAISAEVSDLVHRNLRQASSLIMGFKEFTSDQTREDKKVIRIANYIKEIINSYSYKLKNTPYTIELICSEDLEVEVTPSVLYQTITNLINNSLLHGFEGRNHGEISIDVSISESNLILKYKDDGNGISQENISQIYKPFFTTKPGEGGTGLGLNIIRDIIEEELNGTISCESRTGEGALFTISFPVDQRN, from the coding sequence ATGGAGCGACAAAATCGAACCGTATCCATGAAACTCCTTCTCCTTATTTTCGTAATAGTCTTAACGATAGTTCCGCTTTTCCTGATGCAGACAATCGTTACGAGAACGGTACAGCTGAATATACTCCACAATTCAACAGTTCTCACTCAGGGAATAATCGAGCGCTCCCGACTATATCTGAACAGGTTTTTTATGGAAACAAAAAGCCTCATTCAAAATATGGAGATGAACAGTCAATTAATCGGCAGGCTGAATGATTCGGGTCCTTCCAAGCTGATTGTAGATGATATTCGCGATATCGGGATAATGACCGGTCTTATTGGCAATCTGGTAATCTTTTCCACCGATTATGAAAAAGAATCCGTTTTTTTCGATCTGACATACGGAAGGCAGTTTCCCGTATCGGAAAAGATAACAGATCTTTTTACTCAATCAGAAACAGGTCGGTTCTTAAACAATGATCCCGCAGCCTATACCTGGAGAGGAGAATCTCCAGAAGGCCTGACTAATGCAGAATCTTCCCTGTGGCTTTATATGACAATCCAAATGGACAGACAGAAATATCTTGTGGCGGCTTCCTTCAACCGGGAAGAACTGTTAAAACTCCTCACTGACATTGCAACAACGCTGAGGTCGGAAGTGTTCCTTTTCACATCCGAAGGAAAAAGTTTTCCCGAACAGTCCGATTTCAATCTGAAAAACTTTTCAGAGCCTCTTCAGAATAACAAAATGAGCGGTCGCTTTTATGTCACCTATGACAGCCGGAAAACAGAAAATGGCGAAGAAAAAATAATTATCCAAACCTATACGGATCCTGCATATGATTATTCGCTTATCACCATTACACCGGAAAAAAACCTCATTAGGGGTTTCGAAACCATAGTGAGAACCACGGTGCTCTCTCTAATCCTGCTCGGACTTATTTCCATTGTCGCCGGATTTCTATTCGTCCAGCTCTTCACCAGACAGATACATATCCTGATTGAAGCTGTTAGTCAGATCGGCGCCGGAAAAAATGACATCGATCTACCGGCAAGCCGCCTTCAGATAAAAGAGAGCGCTGTTCTCACAGCTTCAATCGCCCAATTGGCCGATGAAGTGAAAAGCAGCCGTTTGAATCTGGAACACAAGGTACAGGAAAGAACCGAAGAACTGCGCAATTCTCTGGAAGAACTGCACATGACCAGGCAGAGCCTTATTCATTCGGAAAAAATGGCCATAATGGGCCGGCAGGGAGCCAAAATCGCCCACGAGATAAACAATCCCATCAGCGTTGCCATTACGGCGTCGACTCATCTCGAATCGACAGTTCTGGAAATCCGGAAGAAGTTTACGGCAGGTAAACTGACAAAAAGTGACTTTGATAAACTTCTCGCCATCTCCGCCGAAGTTTCCGACCTTGTACACAGGAATCTGAGACAGGCTTCCAGTCTGATCATGGGTTTCAAGGAGTTCACTTCTGACCAGACCAGGGAAGACAAAAAAGTCATCCGCATTGCCAATTACATCAAAGAAATTATAAACAGCTACTCCTACAAATTGAAAAATACACCTTATACAATAGAATTGATCTGCAGCGAAGATCTGGAAGTGGAGGTGACACCTTCAGTCCTGTACCAGACAATCACGAACCTCATTAACAACAGCCTTCTTCATGGTTTCGAAGGGCGCAACCACGGGGAAATATCAATTGACGTCTCAATTTCGGAAAGCAACCTGATTCTGAAGTACAAGGACGATGGCAACGGTATCAGTCAGGAAAATATATCCCAGATATACAAACCCTTTTTTACTACCAAACCGGGAGAGGGGGGAACCGGATTGGGATTGAATATCATCAGAGATATTATCGAAGAAGAACTGAACGGCACCATCAGCTGCGAAAGCCGGACAGGAGAAGGCGCACTCTTTACAATAAGTTTTCCTGTAGATCAGAGAAACTGA